The following are encoded in a window of Nibricoccus aquaticus genomic DNA:
- the surE gene encoding 5'/3'-nucleotidase SurE: protein MRLLITNDDSLDCVFLHVLVHALRDAGHELFVVAPKTEQSWIGAAKSRHRRVKSAVSDRGFNCPTWMVDGTPSDCVNIGLAHLLPVKPDAVVSGINVGLNASLSFIPASGTIAGAWEGVVHGLPAIAFSQHLTFGAFDKFKRDGGQPDSEVSVTLRATAVHTAKLVPALVASTPPRSFILHNINFPFPCTAATEVRRTVPAQVIVPGLFSPQADDGTHSFVFAMGDEITPPDSPLTDRAALTAGHISHTVLDYKKLCML, encoded by the coding sequence ATGCGCCTGCTCATCACCAACGACGACAGCCTCGACTGCGTTTTCCTCCACGTCCTCGTTCACGCGCTTCGCGACGCCGGTCACGAACTCTTCGTCGTGGCGCCAAAGACCGAGCAAAGCTGGATCGGCGCCGCCAAATCCCGCCATCGTCGCGTCAAGTCAGCCGTCTCCGATCGCGGTTTCAATTGCCCCACGTGGATGGTCGACGGCACGCCGAGCGACTGCGTGAACATCGGCCTCGCCCACCTGCTCCCCGTGAAACCCGACGCCGTCGTCAGCGGCATTAACGTCGGCCTCAACGCCTCGCTCAGTTTCATCCCCGCGAGCGGCACGATCGCGGGCGCCTGGGAGGGCGTCGTTCACGGCCTGCCCGCCATCGCGTTCTCGCAACACCTCACCTTCGGCGCCTTCGACAAATTCAAACGCGACGGCGGCCAGCCCGATTCCGAGGTCTCCGTCACACTTCGCGCCACCGCTGTACACACCGCGAAACTCGTCCCCGCGCTCGTCGCATCCACGCCTCCGCGCAGCTTCATTCTCCACAACATCAACTTCCCCTTCCCCTGCACCGCCGCAACCGAAGTCCGCCGCACCGTGCCCGCGCAGGTCATCGTCCCCGGCCTCTTCAGTCCGCAAGCCGATGACGGCACACACAGCTTCGTCTTTGCGATGGGCGACGAAATCACCCCGCCCGATAGCCCGCTCACCGACCGTGCCGCCCTCACCGCCGGCCACATCAGCCACACCGTCCTCGACTATAAAAAACTCTGCATGCTCTAG
- a CDS encoding cupin domain-containing protein, which translates to MRVPPGKSVCPFHSHTAQHELFVILGGEDTVRAGHERHAIKAGDALMHPPGEAHQVINTGSEELLFYVVADNPPVDISHYPDSGKWGFHPHGNFFRTTAAEYFDGEE; encoded by the coding sequence GTGCGCGTTCCGCCCGGCAAATCCGTCTGCCCCTTCCACAGCCACACCGCCCAGCACGAATTATTCGTCATCCTCGGCGGCGAAGACACCGTCCGCGCCGGACACGAACGCCACGCCATTAAAGCCGGTGACGCCCTCATGCACCCGCCCGGCGAAGCCCATCAGGTCATCAATACCGGCTCCGAAGAGCTGCTTTTCTACGTCGTCGCCGACAATCCCCCCGTGGACATCTCTCACTACCCCGACTCCGGCAAATGGGGCTTTCACCCTCACGGAAATTTTTTCCGCACCACTGCCGCCGAATACTTCGATGGCGAAGAGTGA
- a CDS encoding caspase family protein, translating to MSPRSFVSVILLIAFAGIIPTFGQDSKMVTVVDRNAPHPAVSNGHRENIVASFLSPDGSKLFTSDSKQLRVWDVASRRELSLLHVRTGGSSDWFATFVPEKKWLFTIGERGFTIINYETLAHVTGGSIYDAVDVVWDARHNRFLYVDNRGSVGEIVERDGTWTATLQGSLSYLNGYSAKPASLILLADGRLLIGLDKGHAIFDPVAWKEVSRVEGARRYFERGPAGTLFAVSAPDNKTKPATVEKLSETDISTLATLTLPSGSYVFSLRPDAFDAETNTLALTLGSSIALVDLETLKIREQIPVASLTPGNSSAYRIIHHPASKEWFLIAGQNVHLVDLQSKRHIATLGDNVFQPRLLASSPKGFEFVVSDRQENLKRVRFTSAGVQITDAKLSATALLYTAEGDLAFGNSASSEISFIEPARFPKPEYKLSTGKKLWSTPGHISASSDGSLIVVRAINSLAVISTLDGQVVFETEVPNQYIGNEKGTAAISPDNRVLVVYSPDGNILGFDLKTKKGLWTKAAPYGVRNGFFFLSAEVFACVARQAIEYRSTDTGDTMLEAPIYSHTLDRPLSCAISPDRKRLAIYDGAYVQVFDAELGEKLMEQYSFAQVTDLEFLGDSRYIVTAGEDNLLRIVDVDQRRELCSLALFAHSNDWVASAPDFRFDATDKAIDRMYVVSGATITPLESLFDKLYTPKLLAGLFTNAPVETPKVNFSELSPPPSVRLEFTEQARNLVVEDDLPPNTVDRDAIQVRATATASQAVLRELRLFQNGKLVATTAAQGTSQKHPFEVKLVPGENIFRAIAVNAQGTESRPAEVIVTYRPKTAGVVAGTAQPPTGLQLHLLIVGVNTYKNPKYNLNYAVADATAVKDKIEAQTKTIFTGVNVKFILNDQAQKSAITDAFKELTAKAGPRDVFVFYYAGHGVMTSDAKPEFYLVPHDVTQLYGADDALRQKGISSAELLELSKLMPAQKQLFILDACQSAGALTTIAMRGAAEEKAIAQLARSSGTHWLTASGSEQFATEFAQLGHGAFTYALLEGLAGRADTAGDGRITVNELKAFLESEVPEITQKHKGTPQFPSSYGFGQDFPITVIAK from the coding sequence ATGAGCCCACGATCATTCGTCTCCGTCATCCTGCTCATCGCTTTTGCAGGCATCATTCCCACGTTTGGGCAGGACTCCAAAATGGTGACTGTGGTGGATCGAAACGCGCCACATCCGGCGGTTTCCAACGGGCATCGTGAAAACATCGTCGCCTCGTTCCTGTCGCCGGATGGTTCGAAACTTTTCACCTCGGACTCCAAACAGCTGCGCGTCTGGGATGTCGCCAGTCGCCGGGAGCTCAGTCTCCTGCACGTCCGCACCGGCGGCTCCTCTGACTGGTTTGCCACCTTCGTGCCGGAAAAAAAGTGGCTGTTCACGATCGGCGAGCGCGGCTTCACGATCATCAACTACGAGACACTCGCGCACGTCACGGGCGGTTCGATCTACGACGCCGTCGATGTGGTGTGGGACGCCAGGCACAACCGGTTCCTCTACGTGGACAACCGCGGTTCCGTCGGCGAGATCGTTGAACGCGACGGCACGTGGACGGCCACACTCCAAGGCTCGCTTTCGTACCTGAACGGCTACTCCGCCAAGCCGGCCAGCCTTATCCTTCTCGCCGACGGTCGGCTGCTGATTGGCCTCGATAAAGGCCACGCCATTTTCGATCCCGTCGCGTGGAAGGAAGTTTCCCGCGTCGAGGGAGCCCGCCGCTATTTCGAGCGCGGGCCCGCCGGAACGCTCTTCGCCGTGTCCGCGCCCGACAATAAAACCAAGCCCGCCACGGTCGAAAAACTTTCCGAAACCGATATCTCAACACTCGCAACACTCACGCTTCCATCCGGCAGCTACGTCTTCTCGCTAAGGCCCGATGCTTTTGATGCGGAAACGAACACCCTCGCCCTCACGCTCGGCAGCTCGATCGCTTTGGTTGATCTGGAGACTCTAAAAATCCGCGAGCAAATCCCCGTGGCTTCCCTGACCCCCGGAAACTCCTCGGCCTACCGGATCATTCACCACCCGGCATCGAAGGAGTGGTTTCTCATCGCTGGCCAAAACGTTCATCTCGTAGATCTCCAATCGAAACGCCATATCGCCACACTCGGCGACAACGTCTTCCAGCCCCGGCTGCTCGCCTCGAGCCCAAAGGGCTTCGAATTCGTGGTGAGCGACCGGCAGGAGAATCTCAAGCGCGTCCGCTTCACGTCTGCCGGCGTCCAGATCACCGACGCCAAATTGAGCGCGACCGCCTTACTCTACACGGCGGAGGGCGATCTCGCTTTTGGTAACAGCGCCAGCTCCGAAATCTCGTTTATCGAGCCGGCACGCTTTCCGAAACCTGAGTACAAGCTCTCAACTGGAAAAAAGCTGTGGTCCACCCCCGGCCACATCAGCGCCTCCAGCGACGGCAGTCTGATCGTCGTTCGCGCGATCAATTCTCTGGCTGTTATTTCAACGCTCGATGGCCAAGTCGTCTTCGAAACGGAAGTGCCGAACCAATATATTGGAAACGAAAAAGGAACCGCCGCGATCTCGCCCGATAATCGCGTGCTCGTCGTTTATTCTCCCGACGGAAACATCCTGGGCTTCGATCTGAAGACGAAGAAAGGGCTATGGACCAAGGCCGCCCCGTATGGCGTGCGCAACGGCTTCTTCTTCCTCTCCGCTGAGGTCTTCGCCTGCGTCGCTCGTCAGGCAATCGAGTACAGATCGACCGACACCGGCGACACCATGCTCGAGGCTCCCATTTACTCTCACACGCTGGACCGCCCGCTTTCCTGCGCCATTTCCCCAGACCGCAAACGGCTCGCCATCTACGACGGCGCTTACGTGCAGGTGTTCGACGCGGAGCTCGGCGAAAAGCTCATGGAGCAATACTCCTTCGCCCAAGTCACCGATTTGGAATTCCTCGGTGACTCGCGCTACATCGTCACCGCTGGCGAAGACAACCTGCTGCGGATCGTGGATGTCGATCAACGCCGCGAGCTCTGCAGCCTCGCTCTCTTCGCCCACTCCAACGACTGGGTCGCCAGCGCACCGGATTTCCGCTTCGACGCCACCGACAAAGCCATCGACCGCATGTATGTCGTGAGCGGCGCCACCATCACCCCGCTGGAATCGCTCTTCGACAAACTCTACACGCCGAAGCTGCTCGCCGGATTGTTTACCAACGCACCCGTCGAAACACCGAAGGTTAATTTTTCCGAGCTCAGTCCGCCACCGAGCGTGCGTCTCGAATTCACCGAGCAAGCACGCAACCTCGTCGTCGAGGACGACCTTCCGCCTAACACCGTGGATCGCGACGCCATTCAAGTCCGCGCCACCGCCACCGCATCGCAAGCCGTCCTCCGTGAACTGCGCCTTTTTCAAAACGGCAAACTCGTCGCCACCACCGCCGCTCAAGGCACGAGCCAGAAGCATCCGTTCGAGGTGAAGCTCGTCCCCGGCGAAAACATCTTCCGCGCTATCGCCGTCAACGCCCAGGGCACCGAATCGCGTCCTGCCGAAGTGATCGTTACCTATCGTCCGAAAACTGCTGGAGTCGTCGCGGGTACCGCGCAACCACCCACCGGACTGCAGCTGCACCTGTTGATCGTCGGCGTGAACACCTACAAGAATCCCAAGTACAACCTGAACTACGCCGTCGCCGACGCCACTGCCGTGAAGGACAAGATAGAGGCTCAGACCAAGACGATCTTCACCGGTGTGAACGTGAAATTCATCCTCAACGATCAGGCGCAAAAATCCGCCATCACCGACGCCTTCAAAGAACTCACCGCCAAAGCCGGCCCGCGCGACGTCTTCGTCTTTTACTACGCCGGCCACGGTGTGATGACCTCCGACGCCAAACCCGAGTTCTATCTCGTTCCGCACGACGTCACTCAACTCTACGGTGCCGACGACGCGCTCCGGCAAAAAGGCATCTCCAGCGCCGAGCTCCTCGAACTCTCAAAGCTCATGCCCGCGCAGAAACAGCTCTTCATCCTCGACGCCTGCCAATCCGCCGGCGCACTCACAACCATCGCCATGCGCGGCGCCGCCGAAGAAAAAGCCATCGCTCAACTTGCCCGCTCGTCCGGCACTCACTGGCTCACCGCCTCCGGCTCCGAGCAATTCGCCACCGAGTTCGCACAGCTCGGCCACGGCGCTTTCACCTACGCGCTCCTCGAAGGCCTCGCCGGTCGTGCCGACACAGCGGGCGACGGTCGTATCACGGTCAACGAACTCAAAGCCTTCCTCGAATCCGAAGTCCCCGAGATCACCCAGAAGCACAAAGGCACACCGCAATTCCCGTCGAGCTACGGCTTCGGCCAGGACTTCCCGATCACCGTCATCGCGAAGTAA
- a CDS encoding oligogalacturonate lyase family protein, which translates to MPSLEIVASGQPAAGSTAQLLYFTCSSLTADDRHLIFVRISDGNPNLHALNLQTREERQLTFNTEGTLKSYVYFRGTPYRGFGRASMSLDAARGLVYFIQGRDICCVDLARRQRTIARLPDGQVTAFTHISADGRRICVPTTDARALEDNTPPADAKGENLVGGKRNEVISDKPTYDIDERVRRENLNSYIRVYDTTTGAELLCERVPQAWITHVQFSPTNPDWILYNHEWPSDCGIRRLWLWDGINHRRLRTEENGRSRTDWSCHEMWTADGRFIIYHGKFADGTAYVGRVSPAGGDNIEIGLPKSYHRYGHFTAGNLHNDWLVSDGYWHPDGEPENGLWGGEWITLQKIDWARRHIEWVPLCAHHSSWDCQDSHPHPVYDHADKHIYFTTNSGGGRSVARVSIRS; encoded by the coding sequence ATGCCTTCGCTAGAAATCGTCGCCAGCGGCCAGCCAGCTGCGGGATCCACCGCGCAGCTTCTCTATTTTACCTGCTCCAGCCTCACCGCTGACGATCGCCACCTCATCTTCGTCCGCATCAGCGACGGCAACCCGAACCTCCACGCGCTCAACCTCCAGACACGCGAGGAGCGCCAGCTCACCTTCAACACCGAAGGTACGCTCAAATCCTACGTCTATTTCCGCGGCACGCCGTACCGCGGTTTCGGCCGCGCCAGCATGAGCCTCGATGCCGCTCGCGGTCTCGTTTATTTCATCCAAGGCCGCGACATCTGCTGCGTCGATCTCGCGAGACGCCAGCGCACCATCGCCCGTCTTCCCGACGGACAAGTCACGGCTTTCACCCACATCAGCGCCGATGGCCGCCGCATCTGCGTCCCCACGACCGACGCTCGCGCGCTCGAAGACAACACACCACCCGCCGACGCGAAGGGCGAAAATTTAGTCGGCGGCAAACGCAACGAAGTCATCAGCGACAAGCCCACCTACGACATCGACGAGCGCGTTCGTCGTGAAAATCTCAACTCCTACATCCGCGTCTACGACACGACTACCGGCGCCGAACTTCTCTGCGAACGCGTCCCGCAAGCGTGGATCACCCACGTACAGTTTTCTCCCACCAATCCCGACTGGATTCTCTACAACCACGAGTGGCCCTCCGACTGCGGCATCCGCCGCCTCTGGCTCTGGGACGGCATAAATCACCGTCGTCTCCGCACGGAAGAAAACGGTCGCAGCCGAACCGACTGGAGCTGTCACGAGATGTGGACCGCGGACGGTCGTTTCATCATCTACCACGGCAAATTCGCCGATGGCACCGCATACGTAGGTCGCGTCAGTCCCGCCGGCGGCGACAACATCGAGATCGGCCTGCCTAAGAGCTACCACCGTTACGGCCACTTCACGGCGGGCAATCTCCACAACGACTGGCTCGTCTCCGACGGCTACTGGCATCCCGATGGCGAACCCGAAAACGGTCTTTGGGGCGGCGAGTGGATCACGCTTCAGAAAATCGACTGGGCGCGCCGCCACATCGAGTGGGTTCCGCTCTGCGCGCATCACTCGTCATGGGATTGCCAGGACAGCCACCCGCATCCCGTCTACGACCACGCCGACAAGCACATCTACTTCACGACCAACTCCGGCGGCGGCCGCTCCGTCGCCCGCGTCTCCATTCGTTCCTGA
- a CDS encoding DEAD/DEAH box helicase produces MEKLKFAELGLSPEILKAVDKMGFEEASPIQTAVIPTILEGRDVIGQSSTGSGKTAAFAIPAIEKVDTQVRKVQVLILCPTRELAVQVAEEVGKLSLFKRGLQATPIYGGQSYDRQFRALESGVQVVIGTPGRVMDHMERGTLKLDALKLVILDEADRMLDMGFRDDIEKILSAVPEERQLLFFSATMPPAIQSLIKRFTRNPAWIKVESSAQNAPKVDQVYFEVDRRSKLEVLTRLIDLYDFRFGIIFCSTKIMVDELDEHLHARGYAVDRLHGDITQTQRNRVMEKFRRRGFEFLIATDVAARGLDVDDLEVVFNFDLPNDAEDYTHRVGRTGRAGKEGRAFTFVSGRELYKLQGMVRFAKIKIRRENVPSLDQVEEARENVFFEKLRTTLQEAKFKKQDRIIDRLLEQGYASTDICSALLHMMQQGGGDKPDAAPAAKAAPVKALPAAAAPARPTHSHEPDAGSFKKAAYREEAPPRRAEPLKEASTHDDDRPRASKQKYERPGRTGKEAGYTTIFVNVGRKELITPGDIVGKIAGVTRLPANIVGAVDIHQRHALVDVISEHAELVITRLAGIRVKGETLKPAIATEANRTTE; encoded by the coding sequence ATGGAAAAACTTAAATTTGCCGAGCTGGGCCTTTCGCCCGAGATCCTCAAGGCCGTCGATAAGATGGGTTTTGAAGAGGCCTCGCCGATTCAGACAGCGGTGATCCCGACGATTCTGGAAGGCCGCGATGTGATCGGCCAATCCTCCACGGGCTCAGGCAAGACGGCGGCGTTCGCGATCCCGGCGATCGAGAAGGTCGATACGCAGGTGCGCAAAGTGCAGGTGCTGATCCTATGTCCCACGCGCGAGCTCGCGGTGCAGGTTGCGGAGGAGGTTGGCAAGTTGTCGCTGTTCAAACGCGGGCTCCAGGCGACGCCGATCTACGGCGGGCAATCCTATGACCGGCAGTTTCGCGCGCTGGAGTCGGGTGTGCAGGTCGTCATTGGCACGCCGGGCCGCGTGATGGATCACATGGAGCGCGGTACTTTGAAGCTGGATGCGCTGAAGCTGGTGATTCTCGACGAGGCGGACCGGATGCTGGACATGGGCTTTCGCGACGACATCGAGAAGATCCTTTCGGCAGTGCCCGAGGAGCGGCAGTTGCTGTTTTTCTCGGCGACGATGCCGCCGGCGATTCAATCGCTTATCAAGCGGTTCACACGCAATCCGGCCTGGATCAAGGTAGAGTCCTCTGCGCAGAACGCGCCGAAGGTGGACCAGGTTTATTTCGAGGTGGATCGCCGCTCGAAACTGGAAGTGCTCACGCGCCTGATCGATCTCTACGACTTTCGCTTCGGCATCATTTTTTGCAGCACGAAGATCATGGTCGATGAGCTCGACGAGCACCTGCACGCGCGCGGTTATGCGGTGGATCGTTTGCACGGCGACATCACACAGACGCAGCGCAACCGGGTGATGGAGAAATTCCGCCGGCGCGGGTTTGAGTTCCTGATCGCGACAGATGTGGCGGCTCGCGGCCTCGATGTGGACGACCTTGAAGTGGTGTTTAATTTCGATCTGCCGAACGACGCCGAGGATTATACGCATCGGGTGGGTCGCACGGGACGCGCGGGCAAAGAGGGCCGGGCGTTCACGTTCGTTTCGGGACGCGAGCTCTACAAACTTCAAGGCATGGTCCGCTTCGCGAAGATCAAGATTCGCCGCGAGAACGTGCCGTCGCTCGATCAAGTCGAGGAGGCGCGAGAGAATGTGTTTTTCGAGAAGCTGCGCACGACGCTGCAAGAGGCGAAGTTCAAGAAACAGGATCGCATCATCGACCGGTTGCTGGAGCAGGGCTATGCGAGCACGGACATTTGCTCGGCATTGTTGCACATGATGCAGCAGGGTGGGGGCGATAAACCGGACGCGGCGCCTGCTGCGAAAGCGGCACCGGTTAAAGCATTACCTGCGGCGGCTGCTCCCGCCCGTCCGACGCACTCGCACGAACCTGATGCGGGTTCATTTAAGAAGGCGGCGTATCGCGAAGAAGCGCCACCGCGCCGGGCCGAGCCCTTGAAAGAAGCGAGTACACATGATGATGATCGGCCACGTGCTTCGAAGCAGAAGTACGAGCGTCCGGGGCGCACGGGCAAAGAGGCGGGTTACACGACGATTTTCGTTAATGTGGGCCGCAAGGAGTTGATCACCCCGGGAGACATAGTCGGCAAGATCGCCGGGGTGACGCGGTTACCCGCTAATATCGTCGGCGCGGTGGATATTCATCAGCGTCATGCGCTGGTGGATGTCATTTCAGAGCATGCGGAGCTGGTGATCACGCGGCTGGCGGGGATTCGCGTGAAGGGCGAAACGCTCAAGCCGGCGATCGCGACTGAGGCGAATCGGACGACTGAATAA